The genome window GCAGCCCCGATGATGCCAAACTAAAATCTAGCATGACGCTATTTGCTGCTATCAGCGATGAAAACTCTGTGTTTCGTAAAGTGTTGGAAAAATATTTTAACGGCCAGAAGGATACAAAGACCTTACAACTTCTGGAGAGCAATTAACTTTTCAAAATATAAAATTGCTATGGCGCGAGTGTCCTCGCTCGTGACGAACTATAGTTGGGCCTCTGGCCCAGTGGAATTACAATTCAGTAGAACTATACTTATTGAATTGTGGGTTGTGGCCAGAGGCCACCCTATACTAAACACGAGCGAGGACGCTCGCGCCATTATGTTATAACGATAGTTTTGCTTCTTATACAAGAAGCTGAAAACCATTTGAGCTAAACTATAGAATACCTTACCTTTGAGGTAAATAATTGAGATATGAGCAAAGCAAATTGGATAACCGCTAAGGAATACGAAGATATAACCTATAAAAAGTTAGGCGGCGTAGCCCGCATAGCCTTTAACCGACCGAACGTGCGCAATGCGTTTCGCCCTAAAACGGTGTTCGAGCTTTTCGATGCGTTTCTGGATGCGCGTGAGGACACAAGTATAGGCGTGGTGTTGCTTTCTGCAGAAGGCCCGTCTACAAAAGATGGTGTTTATAGTTTCTGCAGCGGCGGCGACCAGAATGCCCGTGGTTTCCAGGGATATGTGGATGAAGGTGGTATTCCGCGCCTGAACATACTGGAAGTACAGCGCCTGATCCGTTTTATGCCGAAAGTAGTTATTGCTGTTGTTCCGGGTTGGGCAGTTGGTGGCGGCCATAGTTTGCACGTAGTCTGCGACCTCACACTTGCCAGCAAAGAGCACGCAATCTTTAAACAAACCGATGCCGACGTGACCAGTTTTGATGGTGGTTATGGTTCGGCTTACCTGGCTAAAATGGTAGGTCAGAAACGTGCTCGCGAAATCTTCTTCTTAGGCCGCAACTACTCTGCCCAGGAAGCTTACGACATGGGCATGGTAAATGCTGTTATTCCGCACGACGAACTGGAAGATACTGCCTACGAGTGGGCTCAGGAAATATTGGCTAAATCACCTACATCAATCAAAATGCTGAAGTTTGCCTTTAACCTGACCGACGATGGCATGGTAGGTCAGCAGGTTTTTGCCGGCGAAGCTACCCGCCTAGCTTACATGACCGAAGAAGCCAAAGAAGGTAGAAATGCCTTTTTGGAGAAGCGTAAGCCAGATTTTAAGAACATTCCGTGGATTTCTTAACCCACCCCTGCCCCTCCGAGGAGGGGATTTATACTATAAAAGCCTGCTACTTAACTGTAGCAGGCTTTTGTTTTATAGAATCATACTTGTATTTATAGCGTGAGCGTCTTCGCTCGCGTCATTTACTATACTTCAAACTATAAATTATACTACCTTCTTCTGCTCTTCTCCCCTTTTGCTGCCGCCATATAGTTCATACTTCAGCAAACGGCAATCTATAGCGCCATTGTAGAGCGGCGTGCGGCGTGATGCGCGTAGGCCTATACTTTTAGCTGCATCCAGATTACCGGTAAACACGAAAGCATCGAAGCCCTGGTAGTTATTCTTCAACGTATCACCGATGTTTTTATACAGCAGGTTAATGTCATCTGAAAGTATACGCTCGTTATATGGCGGGTTCATCACCAATACACCATGGTCAGCAGGAGCATTCGTCTTGAAGAAGTCAGCCTGTTCTACTTTAATTACTTGCTCCAGGCCAGCATTGGCAATGTTGGTACGGGCAGCTTCCACGTAATCTTCATCAATATCATAACCAATAATTTTGGCTTGCGGCTCACGCTTTTCTTTGGCTTCGGCGGTGCGCCACACCATTTCAAACAGTTCTTCGTTGTAGTCATTCCACTTCTCGAAGCCAAATGGGTCGCGGCGGAAAAGACCAGGCGCTATGTTCTGAGCCATCATCGCAGCTTCAATCAGGAACGTACCAGAACCAGCCATCGGGTCTATGAACGTAGCTTTCTTATCCCAACCGGAAAGCGAAA of Pontibacter deserti contains these proteins:
- a CDS encoding 1,4-dihydroxy-2-naphthoyl-CoA synthase, whose translation is MSKANWITAKEYEDITYKKLGGVARIAFNRPNVRNAFRPKTVFELFDAFLDAREDTSIGVVLLSAEGPSTKDGVYSFCSGGDQNARGFQGYVDEGGIPRLNILEVQRLIRFMPKVVIAVVPGWAVGGGHSLHVVCDLTLASKEHAIFKQTDADVTSFDGGYGSAYLAKMVGQKRAREIFFLGRNYSAQEAYDMGMVNAVIPHDELEDTAYEWAQEILAKSPTSIKMLKFAFNLTDDGMVGQQVFAGEATRLAYMTEEAKEGRNAFLEKRKPDFKNIPWIS
- a CDS encoding THUMP domain-containing class I SAM-dependent RNA methyltransferase codes for the protein MHKPKPKQKQKPTENFNIIATTLAGLEEVLAEELRALEMEYVKVGNRVVTCSGNLRQLYEANLWCRTAIRILKPIRNFKARNEDDLYEQVQKTNWSEFFGLDQTFAIDAVVSHSTFEHSLFVAQLTKDAIVDQFRKKTGERPSVDKIRPDVRLNLHMHENMVTLSLDSSGDSLHRRGYRLQTNVAPLNEVLAAGIISLSGWDKKATFIDPMAGSGTFLIEAAMMAQNIAPGLFRRDPFGFEKWNDYNEELFEMVWRTAEAKEKREPQAKIIGYDIDEDYVEAARTNIANAGLEQVIKVEQADFFKTNAPADHGVLVMNPPYNERILSDDINLLYKNIGDTLKNNYQGFDAFVFTGNLDAAKSIGLRASRRTPLYNGAIDCRLLKYELYGGSKRGEEQKKVV